Proteins encoded together in one Chryseobacterium sp. G0201 window:
- a CDS encoding discoidin domain-containing protein codes for MKTKIMLLMALLPFFFINAQQKTFCNPINIDYGYTPFKNFSSQGKHRATADPVIVNFKNKLFLFSTNQEGYWYSDDMLDWKFVKRKFLRDNKYTHDLNAPAVWAMKDTLYVYGSTWEQDFPIWKSTNPTKDDWHIAVDTLKVGAWDPAFHYDEDKNKLYLYWGSSNEWPLLGTEVKVKNLQSEGFVKPILRLKPEDHGWERFGEYNDNVFLQPFVEGAWVTKHNGKYYMQYGAPATEFSGYSDGVYVSKNPLEGYEYQQHNPFSYKPGGFARGAGHGATFEDNFKNWWHVSTIFISTKNNFERRLGIWPAGFDKDDVMYTNTAYGDYPTFLPQYAQGKDFSKGLFAGWMLLNYNKPVQVSSTLGGYQSNMAVDEDIKTYWSAKTGNSGEWFQTDLGEISTINAIQINYADQDVEFLGKTLGKMHQYKIYGSNDGKKWNVIVDKSKNTKDVPHDYVELEKPAKARFLKMENLKMPTGKFALSGFRVFGKGEGAKPAKVENFVPLRADAKKFGERRSIWMKWQQNQDADGYVIYWGKSPDKLYGSIMVYGKNEYFFTGADRVDSYYFQIEAFNANGISERTEVVKSE; via the coding sequence ATGAAAACGAAAATTATGCTATTGATGGCGCTGTTGCCATTCTTTTTTATTAACGCTCAGCAGAAAACATTCTGTAATCCGATCAATATTGATTATGGATATACGCCGTTCAAGAATTTTTCGAGTCAGGGGAAACATCGTGCGACAGCTGATCCGGTGATCGTTAATTTTAAAAATAAATTATTCCTTTTTTCAACCAATCAGGAGGGATATTGGTACAGCGATGATATGCTGGATTGGAAATTTGTGAAAAGAAAATTCCTTAGAGACAACAAATATACTCACGATCTTAATGCTCCTGCAGTTTGGGCAATGAAAGATACTTTGTATGTGTACGGCTCAACTTGGGAACAGGATTTCCCGATCTGGAAAAGTACAAATCCAACAAAAGATGATTGGCATATTGCCGTTGATACATTGAAAGTCGGAGCTTGGGATCCAGCTTTTCATTATGATGAGGATAAAAATAAACTGTATTTATATTGGGGTTCAAGCAACGAATGGCCTTTATTAGGTACAGAAGTTAAAGTGAAAAATTTACAGTCTGAAGGTTTTGTGAAACCTATTTTAAGATTAAAACCTGAAGATCACGGCTGGGAACGTTTCGGAGAATATAATGACAATGTTTTCTTACAACCTTTTGTGGAAGGTGCTTGGGTTACAAAACACAACGGAAAATATTATATGCAGTACGGTGCTCCGGCAACAGAATTCAGCGGTTATTCTGATGGTGTGTATGTAAGTAAAAATCCTTTGGAAGGTTACGAATATCAGCAACACAATCCGTTTTCTTATAAACCGGGAGGTTTTGCGAGAGGTGCTGGACATGGAGCAACTTTTGAAGATAATTTCAAAAACTGGTGGCACGTTTCAACAATATTTATTTCAACTAAAAATAATTTTGAAAGAAGATTAGGGATTTGGCCTGCCGGATTTGATAAAGACGATGTTATGTACACCAATACGGCTTATGGTGATTATCCTACATTTCTTCCGCAATATGCTCAGGGAAAAGATTTTTCTAAAGGATTATTTGCAGGCTGGATGTTGTTGAATTATAATAAACCTGTTCAGGTTTCATCTACTTTGGGTGGTTATCAATCGAATATGGCTGTGGATGAAGATATCAAGACCTATTGGAGTGCAAAAACAGGAAATTCGGGAGAATGGTTTCAAACTGACTTAGGAGAAATTTCTACGATCAATGCGATTCAGATCAATTATGCAGATCAGGATGTTGAGTTTTTAGGTAAAACTTTAGGCAAAATGCATCAGTATAAAATTTACGGTTCAAACGACGGTAAAAAATGGAATGTTATTGTTGATAAAAGTAAAAATACCAAAGACGTTCCTCACGATTATGTAGAACTGGAAAAACCTGCCAAAGCGAGATTCCTGAAAATGGAAAACTTAAAAATGCCAACAGGAAAATTTGCATTAAGCGGTTTCAGAGTATTCGGAAAAGGAGAAGGTGCAAAACCCGCAAAGGTTGAAAACTTTGTTCCTCTGAGAGCTGACGCTAAAAAATTTGGTGAAAGAAGAAGCATCTGGATGAAGTGGCAACAAAATCAGGATGCAGACGGATATGTGATCTATTGGGGGAAATCTCCGGATAAATTATACGGAAGTATCATGGTTTACGGTAAGAATGAATATTTCTTCACCGGAGCAGACAGAGTAGATTCTTATTATTTCCAGATCGAAGCTTTTAATGCTAATGGAATTTCGGAAAGAACGGAAGTCGTAAAGTCAGAATAA
- a CDS encoding DUF3817 domain-containing protein gives MDFIDKIFSKYSQEKIIKWFKQICVAEALSCVLLYGVAMIWIRYDENLYSIIFISVIGSLHGLFFTLYLLLCLPARKIYNWDDEDFVFALLSAFFPFATIWVDKKLARFDRE, from the coding sequence ATGGACTTCATCGATAAAATTTTCTCAAAATATTCTCAGGAAAAAATCATTAAATGGTTTAAACAAATCTGCGTTGCAGAAGCACTTTCCTGTGTTTTATTATATGGTGTTGCCATGATATGGATTCGTTATGATGAAAATTTATATTCCATCATCTTCATTAGTGTAATCGGAAGTCTTCATGGACTTTTCTTCACGCTTTATCTTTTACTTTGTCTTCCGGCAAGAAAAATTTATAATTGGGATGATGAAGATTTTGTCTTCGCATTATTGTCCGCTTTTTTCCCTTTCGCTACTATCTGGGTTGATAAAAAATTAGCCCGTTTCGATAGAGAATAA
- the recJ gene encoding single-stranded-DNA-specific exonuclease RecJ, translating into MSQKWIYKPEPDEDIVDGLSSSLGFGTFESRLLVLRGIDDYQKAREFFKPNLTDIHSPFLMADMQKAVERIANAIENGEKIMVYGDYDVDGTTAVALMYLYLSKIVEKKYLDFYIPDRNSEGYGISTEGIDFAKQNGFSLIIALDCGIKALDMINYAKSLDIDFIICDHHLPGDEIPNAVAVLDPKRSDCRYPFKELSGCGVGFKLCQGLNTIYKLPDAELFELTDLLAISIAADIVSMTGENRVLAKMGLKILRKTRNLGLRLLIPEDKLSHFEISNIVFEIAPKINAAGRISHGKAAVQLMVSDNLKHANQIVGDIMNLNDERRELDMNSTLSALNQIIESQQQSKLTTIVYHPEWNKGVIGIVASRLIETYYKPTLVFTDGNNGEMVASARSVSDFDVHEALDICSEYFLKFGGHHAAAGLSMEKDKFDAFKIKFEKVVAEKIKEHQKEPSILIDSEIQIDDINREFINFHRKLAPFGPHNMKPILAIKNQKLSGYVKTMGKDNNHVKFYIKQESTGRNIECVGFKLGQFVEDFKNKKFDIVFTLEENHWKGNVTHYLNIKDVKFRD; encoded by the coding sequence ATGAGTCAAAAATGGATTTACAAGCCTGAACCCGATGAGGATATAGTGGATGGATTAAGTTCGTCTCTTGGTTTTGGAACTTTCGAATCTAGACTCCTCGTTCTTAGAGGGATTGACGATTATCAAAAGGCCAGAGAATTTTTCAAACCAAATCTTACCGATATACACAGCCCATTTTTAATGGCAGATATGCAAAAAGCTGTTGAGCGTATTGCAAATGCTATTGAAAATGGAGAAAAAATAATGGTTTACGGAGATTACGACGTAGATGGAACTACTGCCGTAGCTTTAATGTACCTATACCTCAGCAAAATTGTTGAGAAAAAATATTTAGATTTTTATATTCCGGACAGAAATTCTGAAGGTTATGGAATTTCCACAGAAGGAATTGATTTCGCCAAGCAAAACGGTTTTTCGTTAATTATTGCTTTAGACTGCGGAATCAAAGCACTTGATATGATCAACTATGCCAAAAGTTTAGACATTGATTTTATCATCTGCGACCACCATTTACCCGGAGACGAGATCCCAAACGCCGTAGCTGTTTTAGACCCAAAAAGAAGCGACTGCAGATATCCGTTCAAAGAACTTTCAGGGTGTGGAGTTGGCTTTAAATTATGTCAGGGTTTAAATACCATTTACAAACTTCCCGATGCCGAATTATTTGAATTAACAGATCTTCTGGCAATTTCTATTGCTGCTGATATTGTTTCTATGACCGGCGAAAACAGGGTTTTGGCTAAAATGGGACTTAAAATTCTTAGAAAAACGAGAAATTTAGGCTTAAGATTATTAATTCCAGAAGATAAATTATCTCATTTCGAGATCTCTAATATTGTTTTTGAAATTGCTCCGAAAATTAATGCTGCAGGAAGAATTTCCCATGGAAAAGCTGCTGTTCAGTTGATGGTTTCGGATAATCTGAAACATGCCAACCAAATTGTTGGCGATATTATGAACCTCAACGATGAAAGACGTGAACTCGATATGAATTCTACGCTTTCAGCTTTGAACCAAATCATTGAATCTCAACAGCAAAGCAAACTTACAACCATCGTTTACCATCCTGAATGGAACAAAGGCGTTATCGGAATTGTTGCTTCCAGACTTATTGAAACATATTACAAGCCTACTCTAGTATTCACCGATGGAAACAACGGAGAAATGGTAGCTTCTGCGAGATCTGTTTCGGATTTTGACGTTCATGAAGCGTTGGATATCTGTTCTGAATATTTCCTGAAATTTGGTGGTCATCACGCTGCTGCAGGGCTTTCAATGGAAAAGGACAAGTTTGATGCTTTCAAAATAAAATTTGAAAAAGTTGTTGCCGAAAAGATCAAAGAACATCAAAAAGAACCTTCTATTTTGATAGATTCTGAGATTCAGATTGATGATATAAACAGAGAGTTTATTAATTTCCATAGAAAGTTAGCGCCATTTGGGCCTCATAACATGAAACCGATTTTGGCGATCAAAAACCAAAAACTTTCAGGTTATGTAAAAACGATGGGAAAAGATAATAATCACGTTAAGTTTTACATAAAACAGGAATCTACAGGCAGAAATATCGAATGTGTTGGCTTCAAATTGGGTCAGTTTGTAGAAGATTTTAAAAATAAAAAATTCGATATTGTGTTCACTTTAGAAGAGAATCATTGGAAAGGAAATGTTACGCATTATCTTAATATAAAGGACGTTAAGTTTAGGGATTAG
- a CDS encoding alpha/beta hydrolase, giving the protein MKNLIIILGCFSMLLFNTSCRKKTINLGKEISFESQENISYGKDPEQKMDLYIPKNNSTSKSDVFIMIHGGGWRGGEKSNLSFFTLSMMKKFPNHIFANINYRLASTSRFAIPNQTDDINNALLYLEKTLHYKPKFILLGNSAGGHLSMLYAYKFDQDKKVKAVINIVGPSDLSDPNFKTYSDYSFVEKHLVDPKSLSSNVSMMNFASPTHWITQTSAPTLSYNGNSDQVIPLSQKEILDSLLNKNKIINGSFEFNGGHLDWDKENNASFLMTKIDAFLKKIDHKKPSETNSEGWK; this is encoded by the coding sequence ATGAAAAACTTAATTATAATTCTCGGATGTTTCTCTATGCTACTGTTCAATACAAGCTGCAGAAAAAAAACGATAAATCTCGGTAAGGAAATCTCTTTCGAAAGCCAAGAAAACATCTCTTACGGAAAAGATCCTGAACAAAAAATGGATCTTTATATCCCTAAAAACAATTCAACTTCAAAGTCGGATGTCTTTATCATGATCCATGGCGGCGGATGGCGTGGTGGGGAGAAATCAAATTTATCTTTCTTTACCTTATCCATGATGAAGAAATTCCCGAATCATATTTTTGCTAATATTAATTATCGACTGGCTTCAACTTCGCGTTTTGCAATCCCAAATCAGACCGATGACATCAACAATGCGCTTCTCTATTTAGAAAAAACATTACACTATAAGCCTAAATTTATTCTTCTAGGAAACAGTGCCGGCGGGCATTTATCAATGCTTTATGCTTATAAATTTGATCAGGATAAAAAAGTAAAAGCAGTTATCAATATTGTTGGACCATCAGATTTGTCTGATCCCAATTTTAAAACATATTCAGATTATTCTTTTGTTGAAAAACATTTAGTTGATCCCAAAAGTCTTTCTTCCAATGTATCAATGATGAATTTTGCCAGTCCGACCCATTGGATAACACAAACCTCAGCTCCAACACTTTCTTATAATGGAAATAGTGATCAGGTCATTCCGTTATCACAAAAAGAAATATTAGATTCTCTTTTAAATAAAAACAAGATCATTAATGGATCTTTCGAATTCAATGGCGGACATCTCGATTGGGATAAAGAAAATAATGCTTCTTTTTTAATGACTAAAATTGATGCATTTTTGAAAAAAATCGACCACAAAAAACCCTCAGAAACTAATTCTGAGGGTTGGAAATAA
- the nadD gene encoding nicotinate (nicotinamide) nucleotide adenylyltransferase, producing MKKIGLFFGSFNPIHIGHLILANYILENSDMEELWFVVSPQNPFKDKKSLLKDHNRLDMVQLSIKNYPNMRASNVEFSLPKPSYTIDTLTYLHEKHPDYSFSLIMGEDNLSSLHKWKNYETLIKNHHIIVYPRVFDGEKKDSEYLQNENISLIKAPVIELSATEIRTMIKDGKNVRPMLPPEVFDYLDGSNFYK from the coding sequence ATGAAAAAAATAGGCTTATTTTTCGGTTCGTTTAATCCAATTCATATTGGGCATCTGATTTTGGCTAATTATATTTTAGAAAATTCAGATATGGAAGAATTGTGGTTTGTGGTAAGTCCACAAAACCCTTTTAAGGATAAAAAATCTTTATTGAAAGACCATAACAGACTGGATATGGTACAACTTTCCATTAAAAATTATCCGAATATGAGAGCTTCCAATGTGGAATTTTCTCTTCCAAAGCCGAGTTATACGATTGACACATTGACTTATCTTCACGAAAAACACCCAGACTATTCTTTTAGTTTAATTATGGGTGAAGATAATCTGAGCAGTTTACACAAGTGGAAAAACTATGAAACGTTGATCAAAAATCATCATATTATTGTGTATCCAAGAGTTTTTGATGGGGAGAAAAAAGATTCCGAATACCTTCAAAATGAAAATATTTCTTTAATTAAAGCTCCGGTTATCGAGCTCTCTGCAACGGAGATCCGAACCATGATCAAAGATGGTAAAAATGTAAGACCCATGCTGCCACCAGAAGTTTTTGATTATTTGGATGGTAGTAATTTTTATAAGTAA
- a CDS encoding DUF6443 domain-containing protein, whose product MKKIIIPIGALLITSLAHAQNLPNTENYIETRTYLEPVATSSSTAKQIHTVQYFDGLGRPKQVVNVKASPLGRDVVTQIEYDSFGRQTKDFLPVPQSQTLNGAIVPTPLANATNTPLGNEKIYAEKILENSPLDRIQQQIQVGTDWSTKPVKFSYDTNITNELFKFATSTTWENGATKSTLTNLWGYPPSQLYKNTVIDEDGNKTIEFKNGQGQKLLVRKMLSDTEHADTYYVYNEYNQLAFVIPPTAVYQTLTDDILNNLCYQYRYDGRNRLVEKKLPGKGWEYMLYDKQDRLVAKQDTVLKGKGQWLYTKYDQFGRVAITGIGTGYQRSVEQNTVDGFGSNNVNRVTVAPFNRQGVDVYYGSQDSSYPNSSNWVTLLSLTYYDTYPNYSFNPTFPTDIFGLTLTDNPATTGKSTKGLPVMSLVKNIEDDNWTKNYSYYDTRGRVVGTYSINHLGGFTETKSELDFAGATKQNITRHKRLNSDTEKVITETLEYDHQNRLLVHKHKIDNNTEEILAQNKYNELSQLESKKVGGTNIATPLQTIDYAYNIRGWLTKINNPTNLGGKLFGYEIKYNDPEPLLGIQEPKYNGNISEVDWKTATDGILKRYTYKYDGLNRLTYGKSYQPLSTTLNVDYYENVEYDHNGNITTLARGKKRLESASITEMIDNLTYNYQGNKLVTITDATGNSDGYKGGGNTITYDTNGNMTSMLDKKIKQIDYNFLNLPNYIQMNSAIGAGYTLNHIYSADGTKLTKQYKKLSTVINTDYLDGFNYEHSSMGSIASDLKFVSTTEGFYSFENNKYIYQYKDQVGNIRVSYYKDAGGNAVIDDAVDFYPFGFEHGAIPASTVTPNYKYSFQSQEKQVHTGWNSFKWRNYDPSLGRFFNIDPLSEKYAYQSHYNFSENRVIDGRELEGLEWVTTKNNQGVTTHRQLTVSIANDASLNERQFSRIVDAIKTDFSTTFGADGATAELIVSNNSTMRTSLVNVTSEIVTNENGEEQLRYRGGVTATLGESQTNTFSATGTVDGSRRNTSDITRSFNHEAAHAAGLDHPWENRDHVSDINQNSPTVQPTAIKSNLLNSGANPNSNYNVDANGTSLTPGQFNTMDRNIEAQQPQQSQNP is encoded by the coding sequence ATGAAAAAGATAATTATTCCAATTGGAGCTTTGCTTATCACGAGTTTAGCCCATGCACAGAATCTGCCTAACACTGAAAATTATATTGAAACCAGAACGTATCTTGAACCAGTAGCAACAAGCAGTTCAACTGCAAAACAAATCCATACCGTTCAGTATTTTGACGGACTAGGAAGACCAAAACAGGTAGTGAATGTAAAAGCATCGCCATTAGGAAGAGATGTAGTTACTCAAATCGAATATGATAGTTTCGGAAGACAGACAAAAGACTTTTTACCCGTCCCACAGTCTCAGACTTTAAACGGAGCCATTGTTCCGACTCCATTGGCTAATGCTACCAACACACCTTTAGGAAATGAAAAAATCTATGCAGAAAAAATCTTAGAAAATTCACCTTTAGACAGAATCCAGCAACAAATCCAGGTTGGAACTGACTGGAGTACTAAACCTGTGAAATTTAGTTATGATACCAATATCACCAATGAACTTTTTAAATTTGCAACTTCTACTACGTGGGAAAATGGAGCTACTAAAAGCACTCTTACAAATTTATGGGGATACCCTCCCAGTCAGCTCTACAAAAATACGGTAATAGATGAAGATGGAAACAAAACCATAGAATTCAAAAACGGACAGGGGCAGAAACTTTTAGTACGAAAAATGCTAAGTGATACTGAACATGCCGATACATATTATGTGTATAATGAGTATAACCAATTGGCATTTGTCATCCCTCCAACGGCAGTGTATCAGACTTTAACGGATGATATACTGAATAATTTATGCTATCAATACCGATATGATGGCAGAAATCGTTTGGTCGAAAAGAAACTTCCAGGCAAAGGTTGGGAATATATGCTGTACGATAAACAGGATCGTTTAGTTGCAAAACAAGACACTGTTTTAAAAGGAAAAGGACAGTGGTTATATACAAAATATGATCAATTTGGAAGAGTTGCCATTACAGGAATAGGAACTGGCTACCAAAGAAGTGTTGAACAAAATACAGTTGACGGTTTTGGTTCTAATAATGTTAACAGAGTAACAGTAGCCCCTTTCAACAGGCAGGGAGTAGATGTGTATTACGGAAGTCAGGACAGTAGTTATCCAAACTCTTCAAATTGGGTGACATTATTGTCATTGACTTATTACGATACTTATCCAAATTACAGCTTCAATCCAACTTTTCCAACCGATATTTTCGGACTGACTTTAACAGATAATCCTGCAACTACAGGTAAAAGTACCAAAGGACTTCCTGTGATGAGTTTGGTTAAAAATATTGAGGATGATAATTGGACAAAAAACTACTCATATTATGACACCAGAGGAAGAGTTGTCGGAACGTATTCTATAAATCATTTGGGTGGATTTACAGAAACAAAATCTGAACTTGATTTTGCTGGAGCTACAAAACAAAATATAACCCGCCACAAAAGATTAAATTCGGATACTGAAAAAGTAATCACAGAGACTCTTGAATACGATCATCAAAATAGATTACTTGTTCACAAACATAAGATAGATAATAATACTGAGGAAATTTTAGCTCAAAATAAATACAATGAACTTTCTCAGTTAGAATCTAAAAAAGTAGGTGGGACAAATATTGCAACGCCACTTCAAACCATTGATTATGCCTACAATATCAGAGGCTGGTTAACTAAAATCAATAACCCTACAAATTTAGGTGGGAAATTATTTGGATATGAAATAAAGTATAACGATCCTGAGCCATTATTGGGAATTCAAGAGCCTAAATATAATGGAAATATCTCTGAGGTTGATTGGAAAACAGCAACCGATGGTATCCTGAAAAGATATACATATAAATATGATGGTCTTAACAGGCTTACATATGGGAAAAGTTATCAGCCGTTATCTACTACTTTAAATGTCGATTATTATGAAAATGTAGAATATGATCATAATGGGAATATTACAACCCTAGCACGTGGAAAAAAAAGATTAGAAAGTGCATCAATTACTGAAATGATTGATAATTTAACATATAATTATCAAGGCAACAAACTTGTTACGATAACAGATGCGACAGGAAATAGTGATGGTTATAAAGGGGGAGGGAATACAATTACCTATGATACCAATGGCAATATGACCAGCATGCTTGATAAAAAGATAAAACAAATAGATTATAATTTCCTCAATCTGCCTAATTATATTCAAATGAATTCTGCAATTGGCGCAGGGTATACCCTAAATCATATCTATAGTGCTGATGGAACTAAACTTACAAAACAATACAAAAAACTTTCAACAGTAATTAATACGGATTATTTGGATGGTTTTAATTATGAGCATAGCTCAATGGGATCAATCGCATCAGATTTAAAATTTGTATCTACTACAGAAGGGTTTTATAGTTTTGAAAATAATAAGTATATTTATCAGTACAAAGATCAGGTTGGAAACATTAGAGTTTCCTATTATAAAGATGCTGGAGGAAATGCCGTAATAGATGATGCCGTTGATTTTTATCCATTTGGATTTGAGCATGGGGCTATTCCTGCATCAACAGTTACTCCTAATTATAAGTATAGTTTTCAGTCTCAGGAAAAACAAGTTCATACCGGTTGGAATTCTTTTAAATGGAGAAATTATGATCCTTCGCTTGGAAGATTCTTCAATATTGATCCTTTGAGCGAAAAGTATGCTTATCAATCTCATTATAATTTTTCTGAAAATAGGGTGATTGATGGTCGTGAATTGGAAGGGTTGGAATGGGTGACTACAAAAAATAATCAAGGAGTAACTACGCATCGACAACTTACTGTTTCAATTGCAAATGATGCATCACTCAATGAAAGACAATTTAGTAGGATAGTTGATGCCATAAAAACAGATTTTTCAACTACATTTGGAGCTGATGGAGCAACAGCAGAGTTAATAGTTTCTAATAACTCAACTATGAGAACTAGTTTAGTAAATGTGACAAGTGAGATTGTAACTAACGAAAATGGAGAAGAACAATTAAGATATAGAGGAGGTGTAACAGCAACCTTAGGAGAGTCTCAAACAAATACTTTTTCAGCTACTGGTACAGTTGATGGTTCTAGGAGGAATACTAGCGATATAACAAGATCATTTAATCATGAGGCTGCACATGCAGCTGGACTGGATCACCCTTGGGAAAATAGAGATCATGTTTCTGATATTAATCAAAATTCACCAACTGTACAACCAACTGCAATTAAAAGTAATCTATTAAATTCAGGAGCAAATCCTAATTCTAATTATAATGTAGATGCTAATGGTACAAGTTTAACTCCGGGACAATTTAACACGATGGATCGTAATATAGAAGCTCAGCAACCTCAACAATCACAAAATCCATAA
- a CDS encoding TonB-dependent receptor domain-containing protein, with translation MKTQILIAAIFFSGLTFAQEKKSDTLKTKSIEGVTLTKQVFKKQSDRFVYDVAASPVTKGNTTFDLLKQTPLLSSTDDKTLRIAGKSNALIYINGRKTNMDADSLVQFLKNTPAENIQKIEVITVPGSEYQVESSDGIINIVLKKKMSDGLSGNMRMSNTQNKFNGSNASFSANYRKDKLGISANLSGGENINPQSYILRNGTSTVKNESTGNIDDPNKNIGGYLNIDYQLTEKSNLALTWNSWANKSYNSTINLINKITKYDKEGNLLTTDYNRTQNKEDARNYNNSVNLNYELKTDSLGSKLNLNAAYLNYKRFQYSDNNTLVDNTFGQLIQPEQKITQDIPQIINNFSATVDYIQKLKNDFTVSLGGNFNKTKTDNDTKNYTYFYDTDGNLASTKPDFNHFIYDENIYGAYLTFEKKFSDKLSGKVGARYEITRSLGTADNPQNEVEAMKYQEIKRNYNNLLPYLSFNYAINDKNNISYAFSSRMRRPSFWELNPVKNIITKDNYTQNNPFVKASSVYNQELTYMYKNSYFLILNHSLFKDAITQVPLQRKYQEGGVEKLQLAYIRTNFGTKQEMSAMVGIQKTLFKQYLTTNFNIGVQHNINDGFLNTDPTTGQVFDDYINTSKSTSLVIQTNNTLRLDKKKTWFLGVNYFFVDKQQIELGVLKNLMSLDLSLKKNWNDWTFAVNVNDVLRTNVVEIEDTQANGNYNYIKNDQYRQSMTVSITYNFGNQKVKKVRDIESASDAIKNRTR, from the coding sequence ATGAAAACTCAAATTCTTATCGCAGCTATATTTTTCAGCGGATTGACCTTCGCACAGGAAAAAAAATCAGATACCTTAAAAACTAAAAGTATAGAAGGAGTAACCTTAACGAAGCAGGTTTTCAAAAAACAAAGTGATCGTTTTGTTTACGATGTTGCCGCTTCGCCTGTTACAAAAGGAAATACAACTTTTGATCTACTAAAGCAAACTCCTCTACTTTCTTCTACTGATGACAAAACATTGAGAATTGCAGGAAAAAGTAATGCTTTAATCTATATCAATGGTAGAAAAACCAATATGGATGCAGATTCATTAGTTCAATTCTTAAAAAATACTCCTGCAGAAAACATCCAGAAAATTGAGGTAATCACCGTTCCGGGAAGTGAATATCAGGTTGAATCTTCAGATGGGATCATCAATATCGTTTTAAAGAAAAAAATGAGCGATGGTTTGAGCGGAAACATGAGAATGTCTAATACTCAAAACAAATTCAACGGAAGCAACGCAAGTTTTTCTGCCAACTATAGAAAAGATAAATTAGGAATCAGTGCAAATTTAAGCGGCGGAGAAAATATTAATCCTCAAAGTTATATTTTAAGAAACGGGACAAGTACGGTTAAAAACGAATCAACAGGTAACATTGATGATCCAAACAAAAACATAGGAGGTTATTTAAATATTGATTATCAATTGACTGAGAAAAGCAATTTAGCTTTAACATGGAATTCCTGGGCAAATAAAAGCTACAATTCTACCATTAATTTAATTAATAAAATAACAAAATATGATAAAGAAGGAAATCTACTTACCACAGATTATAACCGTACGCAGAACAAGGAAGATGCCCGCAACTACAATAATTCTGTAAACTTAAATTATGAATTAAAAACTGATTCTCTGGGAAGTAAATTAAACTTGAATGCGGCTTATCTTAATTATAAGAGATTCCAATATTCTGATAATAACACTTTGGTTGACAATACATTTGGGCAACTTATACAGCCGGAACAAAAAATAACTCAGGACATTCCTCAAATTATCAATAACTTCTCTGCAACTGTAGATTATATTCAAAAATTAAAAAATGATTTTACAGTTTCACTAGGAGGAAATTTTAACAAAACTAAAACAGACAACGATACAAAAAACTATACTTATTTTTACGATACAGACGGAAATCTAGCCAGTACCAAACCAGATTTCAACCACTTTATTTATGATGAGAATATATATGGAGCTTATTTAACTTTTGAAAAAAAGTTCTCGGATAAATTGTCCGGAAAAGTTGGTGCGAGATATGAGATCACAAGAAGTTTAGGAACTGCAGACAATCCTCAAAACGAGGTAGAAGCAATGAAATACCAAGAAATTAAAAGAAATTATAATAATCTTTTACCTTATTTAAGCTTCAATTATGCGATCAATGATAAAAATAATATTTCATACGCATTTTCAAGCAGAATGAGAAGACCTAGTTTCTGGGAGCTAAATCCTGTGAAAAATATCATTACAAAAGATAATTATACTCAAAACAATCCATTTGTAAAGGCTTCTTCTGTGTATAATCAGGAACTGACATACATGTATAAAAACTCTTATTTCTTGATTTTGAACCATTCATTATTCAAAGATGCAATAACTCAAGTTCCTTTACAGAGAAAATATCAGGAAGGTGGTGTTGAAAAGCTACAACTTGCTTATATCAGAACCAATTTTGGAACAAAGCAGGAAATGTCTGCAATGGTGGGAATTCAAAAGACCTTATTTAAACAATATTTGACTACGAACTTTAATATTGGTGTTCAGCATAATATTAATGATGGCTTTTTGAACACAGATCCAACAACAGGACAGGTTTTTGATGATTATATTAATACTTCAAAATCAACAAGCTTAGTTATTCAAACCAACAATACATTACGTTTAGACAAAAAGAAAACTTGGTTCTTGGGAGTTAATTACTTCTTCGTTGATAAGCAACAAATTGAACTTGGAGTGTTGAAAAACTTAATGAGTTTAGATTTAAGCTTAAAGAAAAACTGGAACGACTGGACTTTTGCAGTAAACGTAAATGATGTACTAAGAACAAATGTTGTTGAGATTGAAGATACGCAAGCCAACGGAAACTACAACTACATCAAAAATGACCAATACAGACAATCAATGACCGTAAGCATCACTTATAACTTTGGAAACCAAAAAGTAAAAAAAGTAAGAGATATTGAAAGTGCTTCCGATGCAATCAAAAACAGAACAAGATAG